ATCAGTGGGCATGGTTTTGGGGGCCTTTGGACTCCCACCAGGACTGACACCATCAGCGCCCGGTTTTCAGACCTTTTGATTTAGACCGAATTACACCACCAGCTTTCATGGTTCTCTGCTCACAGATGGCAGATGGTGGGATTCTCAGCCTCCATCATCGCATGAGCCAATTCTTATAGTAAATCTCCtcttctatgtatgtatgtatgtatgtatctatctatctatgtatctatgtatctatctatctatcctatgtatgtgtgtatgtacctaTGTATCTacgtatctatgtatctatcatctatctatctatctatctatctatcatgtcctattggttctatttctttgGAGAGCCCTACTACAGTATATTAAGAAAAATGACCCCAAACGTGTAAACAAAGCCAGTACCATCAATGAGCATTGATCAGTAGGTTCACCCATACATTATTCACTTTGCGAAGGACACGTTGTTTCACTGTGATATTGATGAAGTTACGCGTGAACAGGGAAGTTTCGTCTGGAAGAGATGCGgttgtttcttggtttcctctGGGATGTGAACCCCCTTGTGTTGGCTCAGCCCAGTGTGCTCaagtctccccctgccccctcccaccaagATCTACAATGGTCAGGTGCTGTTTCCCTGTCATCCCCATTTATACCATCTACATTTCTAGCTCCGTGGTTTTCCCCCCTTCCTGACACACAAGCCAGAGTACATCAGCGGATTTAGGAATTTCAAGCTAGAGGTAACTGGGAAAAACACAAACCATTTACTCCCCATTCCCCACTACCTCAGATTTGCCAGATGGATAGGCAGAAATATAGGGATTTCGTCACACATGTGATGGGGTTCAAGCTAATTTTATTTGACTCCCAAAAAGATATTAAACCTCAGTTGACATCTGGGTGTTACAATACATTTCACCTTGTTCTTCCCCTCTTAAAGTAGTGAGATTGATTTCTGTTACAATAAAGAAGGCTTTGTCTAATGACATAAAGTTAATTTGACTTTGATTGAAGAAAGTTCTATGGCCtgtcagctttttattttgtttaaattgttgATATATATAGAAATAGTGGCTCATTATTGCTGTAGATTACATTCTGATTCCTGGCTGATTATAGTGGAGATTCTGGAGCAGGGGTTCCATTCTTTCCCACAAAGTCAAATGATCATGATCTCCTTCTGATACACAACCCCACACAGACCGTTTCTCCAATATCACAGATTCAGAAGGGCAATAACCCCCAAGATGACCTTTTAGGGAAGGTTGCTGTGGCATTCAATGATTCTTTCTATCTGTGAGAACTGTCAAAGATAGGAAGAAGATAGAATCTGACTCTCactaggaatgcaaactgatgcagtcactctggaaaacaatatgaaggttcctcaaaaaactaaaaatagaaccctatgacccagcatttgcactactaggcatttatccaagggatacaggtgtgctgtttcaaaggggcacatgcacccccgtgtttatagcagcactatccacaatagccaaagtatggaaagagcccaagtgtccatcgatggatgaatggataaagaagatgtggtatatacgtacaatggagtattactcgtcaatcaaacagaatgaaatcttgccatttgcaactacatggatggaactggagggtattatgctaagtgaaattagtcagtcagagaaagacaaaaatcatatgacttcactcatatgaagactttaagagacaaaacagatgaacataagggaagggaaacaaaaataatataaaaacaggagggggacaaaacagaagagactcataaatatggaggacacactgagggttactggaggggttgtaggagggggaatgggctaaatgggtaaggggcattaaggaatctactcctgaaatcactggtGGCACTacatgctaattaatttggatgtaaattttaaaaaacgaaaaaaaaaataatctgactCTCACTTCTGGGACCACTGATTGGAGGTCCTAGGGGTCTGTAAGATACAAGTGTGGATGTacaaggggggcacctgggtggctctgtttgttaagctcccaactcttgatatcTCATGGTCcaggagatcgagccctgcatcaggctctgcaatgacagcttggagcctgcttgggattctccctcttcctctttctctgtccctcctctgcttgctctctttctctcaaaacaaagaagtaaacattaaaaatgattaaaaaaaaacaagtgtggATGTAGGATATCAGGGGATGTAACAGATCCGAGCTGAATGTAGTGTATTGACAGAAGTATAATAGTGATGTTGCCAACCAGGTAGATGTTCCTGCCTAGGGCTTGAACTTCAGGGAATGATGGAAGGGTGTCGGGTCAGTTAGAGTTGATATGTGGCTGGACGCTATAGAGGGTGGTACAGTGGTTAGTGTAGGTGGCTTTTTCTGGCAACTGAGCAGTGCTGAATGCCCAGGGGCAGCAGCGCTAGCCGTGGCAATGGACGATGTCCCCTATGGTGGGAGCCTGCACATACCATTCTTGTGGGAGGTGTTCAGCTGTGCTTGGCCACTCTTGGTTTCTGTCCCAggcttctcttctgttttatgaGCTACCAGATACCTTGCTaacaaattccttttctgctGAAGTTAAGGACCCTAATTTGTACAGCAGCCTCGACATCTTTGTTCCTTAAGCTGTAGACCAGGGGGTTCAGCATGGGGATCACAATGGTGTAGAACACAGAGAGGCCCTTGTTATAGGCTGCAGCACTTCCAGGGTTGGGTTGGACATAGACAAAGAACACAGACCCGtagaagagggagagggcagtGAGGTGGGAGGCACAAGTGGAGAAAGCTTTGCGCTGGGCCTCCAGGGACCTCATCCTACAGATTGTGACCAGGATGAAAGCATAAGAAATCAAGACGGCTGAGACCGTGGGGACAGTGACCAAGGCAGAGAGGCAAAGCAGGATGACGTTGGCCACTGTGGTGTCTGAGCAGGCCAGTTGGAGCACAGGGGGGGATGTCACAGAAGAAACGATCAATGACGTTGGGACCACAGTAGGGCAAGATGAAGGCATTCCTCGTCTGTGGAGCTGAAACGAACACCCCCGCAGCGTAGGTGACCGTTACCAGCTGGATGCACAAGCGCTTAGACACGATGGCGTGGTAGAGGAGAGGGTGGCAGATGGCCACAAATCGATCATAGGCCATTATGGCCAAGAGCAGGCTCCCCTGTGCCGTGGAGGATCACGGAGGCCATCTGGACCACACAGCCTGTAAAGGAGATGGACCGGTCTGTGGTGAGGTTGCTGATCAGCAGCCTGGGGGTGAACACGGAGGAATTGCAGGTGTCCAGGAAGGAGCGCACGCTCAGAAGagagtacatgggggtgtggagggcaGAGCTGGCACGGGTCAGGTCTATCATGCCCAGGTTGCCCACCAGTGTCACGGTGCAGATCATCAGGAAGACGGCAAAGAGGAGTTGTTTTTGGTCTGCCTGGTCTGTGAGGCCCAGCAGGATGAATCTTGTCACTGCGGTGTGATTCTGCCCCGATATCATCCCACTGGTGTGTTACCCA
This genomic stretch from Lynx canadensis isolate LIC74 chromosome D1, mLynCan4.pri.v2, whole genome shotgun sequence harbors:
- the LOC115526410 gene encoding LOW QUALITY PROTEIN: olfactory receptor 1009-like (The sequence of the model RefSeq protein was modified relative to this genomic sequence to represent the inferred CDS: inserted 2 bases in 1 codon), giving the protein MISGQNHTAVTRFILLGLTDQADQKQLLFAVFLMICTVTLVGNLGMIDLTRASSALHTPMYSLLSVRSFLDTCNSSVFTPRLLISNLTTDRSISFTGCVVQMASVILHGTGEXLLLAIMAYDRFVAICHPLLYHAIVSKRLCIQLVTVTYAAGVFVSAPQTRNAFILPYCGPNVIDRFFCDIPPSVLISYAFILVTICRMRSLEAQRKAFSTCASHLTALSLFYGSVFFVYVQPNPGSAAAYNKGLSVFYTIVIPMLNPLVYSLRNKDVEAAVQIRVLNFSRKGIC